The proteins below come from a single Nocardioides eburneiflavus genomic window:
- a CDS encoding enoyl-CoA hydratase/isomerase family protein, producing the protein MSVLRERHEHGVELLRIDRPANRNALDSSTLRQLVMALTELSEDSALRVLILSTTSVDAFCAGADVTEPLDTESGVARMEAFAELYHRLEHVPVPTIAACVGACVGAGAEIVAGCDLRVAGDNLKLAWAGARLGVPVGPARLTQLVGLSRAKELVYTGRTVGAAEAASYGLVHRVTPADQTETAAVELADQVRRQSSNGVRDLKQMFRHLEHTSERIAYENERLLDFQRHGAGLPHG; encoded by the coding sequence ATGAGCGTCCTGCGCGAACGCCACGAGCACGGCGTTGAACTGCTTCGCATCGACCGGCCCGCCAACCGCAACGCTTTGGACAGCTCCACCCTCCGGCAGCTTGTCATGGCGCTCACGGAGCTGTCCGAGGACTCGGCACTGCGGGTGCTCATTCTGTCGACGACGTCGGTAGACGCATTCTGCGCCGGAGCCGACGTCACCGAGCCCTTGGACACCGAGTCCGGGGTGGCCCGGATGGAGGCGTTCGCCGAGCTGTACCACCGCCTGGAGCACGTCCCGGTCCCCACGATCGCCGCCTGCGTGGGGGCGTGCGTCGGGGCGGGAGCCGAGATCGTGGCGGGCTGCGACCTCCGCGTCGCGGGCGACAACCTCAAGCTCGCTTGGGCCGGAGCCCGGCTCGGCGTGCCGGTCGGACCCGCTCGCCTCACGCAGCTGGTGGGACTCTCCCGCGCCAAGGAGCTCGTCTACACAGGGCGCACGGTCGGCGCCGCCGAAGCGGCGTCGTACGGCCTGGTGCATCGCGTCACGCCTGCCGACCAGACAGAAACCGCAGCGGTCGAGCTCGCGGACCAGGTCAGGCGCCAGTCGAGCAACGGTGTCCGGGATCTGAAGCAGATGTTCCGACACCTGGAGCACACGTCCGAGCGGATCGCCTACGAGAACGAACGACTGCTCGACTTCCAGCGCCACGGCGCCGGCCTACCCCACGGCTGA
- a CDS encoding long-chain-fatty-acid--CoA ligase has translation MHNLSNLLEDSARKHPERDALVLGSTRLTYGQVDAAASQVADLLVDRGIRPGDKVAVMCPNLPQFSIVYYGILKAGAVVVPLNVLLKGREVAYHLDDSDSKALFAFQGTAELPIGVEAKAGFDQAEGCADLFLITADPQAPSPIDGMQTLGHAMADRPTTFATAATDEDDTAVILYTSGTTGQPKGAELRHRNMRDNAMAGRELFGCDEDRPDTYLCVLPLFHSFGQTVIQNGAFAFGGTIVMLPRFEPAPAIEAMLRESVTVFAGVPTMYWGLLGALDSDTDVQTLGKNLRIAIAGGSALPVEIHREVEKRFGVSIAEGYGLSETSPVASFAPLGAPPRPGSIGKPIPGVEMTLIEPDSWTEIMWAPDAVGEITIKGHNVMKGYYQRPEATAAVLNSDGWFRTGDLARRDEDGYYYIVDRTKDLIIRGGFNVYPREIEEVLITHPGISLAAVVGVPHDSHGEEIKAFVILEPGASLTESDLIAWAKEQMAAYKYPRIVELVPSLPMTATGKILKRELTRTGSTSSTPPPGT, from the coding sequence ATGCACAACCTGTCGAACCTGCTCGAGGACTCAGCCCGCAAGCATCCCGAGCGCGATGCGCTCGTCCTGGGGTCCACGCGCCTGACGTACGGCCAAGTGGACGCGGCAGCCAGCCAGGTCGCGGACCTCCTCGTCGACCGCGGGATCCGGCCTGGCGACAAGGTCGCCGTGATGTGCCCCAACCTGCCCCAGTTCTCCATCGTCTACTACGGCATCCTCAAGGCCGGCGCCGTCGTCGTCCCGCTGAACGTGCTTCTCAAGGGACGTGAGGTCGCCTACCACCTCGACGACTCCGACTCCAAGGCGCTCTTCGCGTTCCAAGGCACCGCAGAGCTGCCGATCGGAGTCGAGGCCAAGGCCGGCTTCGACCAGGCAGAGGGCTGCGCGGACCTGTTCCTCATCACGGCCGACCCCCAAGCTCCCTCGCCGATCGACGGCATGCAGACCCTGGGCCACGCGATGGCGGACCGCCCGACCACCTTCGCGACAGCAGCCACCGACGAGGACGACACAGCCGTCATCCTCTACACCTCCGGCACGACCGGCCAACCCAAGGGTGCAGAGCTCCGCCACCGCAACATGCGCGACAACGCGATGGCGGGCAGGGAGCTGTTCGGCTGCGACGAGGACCGACCCGACACCTACCTGTGCGTGCTCCCCCTGTTTCACTCGTTTGGGCAGACCGTCATCCAGAACGGGGCCTTCGCCTTCGGAGGAACGATCGTGATGCTCCCTCGCTTCGAGCCAGCACCCGCGATCGAGGCGATGCTCCGCGAGTCAGTGACCGTCTTCGCCGGTGTCCCGACGATGTACTGGGGACTGCTCGGCGCCCTCGACAGCGACACCGACGTGCAGACCCTGGGGAAGAACCTGCGCATCGCGATCGCCGGCGGCTCTGCCCTCCCGGTCGAGATCCACCGCGAGGTCGAGAAGCGTTTCGGCGTGTCGATCGCCGAGGGCTACGGCCTCTCCGAGACCTCCCCCGTCGCGTCCTTCGCGCCCCTCGGCGCGCCGCCGCGCCCCGGCTCCATCGGCAAGCCGATCCCCGGCGTCGAGATGACGCTCATCGAACCCGACTCCTGGACCGAGATCATGTGGGCTCCCGACGCGGTTGGCGAGATCACCATCAAGGGACACAACGTGATGAAGGGCTACTACCAGCGCCCGGAAGCGACCGCTGCCGTGCTCAACAGCGACGGCTGGTTCCGCACCGGCGACCTGGCGCGCCGCGACGAGGACGGCTACTACTACATCGTCGACCGGACCAAGGACCTCATCATCAGGGGCGGCTTCAACGTCTACCCGCGCGAGATCGAGGAGGTCCTCATCACGCACCCTGGCATCAGCCTGGCCGCGGTGGTCGGCGTACCCCACGACAGCCACGGTGAGGAGATCAAGGCGTTCGTCATCCTCGAGCCCGGCGCCTCGCTCACCGAGAGCGACCTGATCGCCTGGGCCAAGGAGCAGATGGCGGCCTACAAGTACCCGCGCATCGTGGAGCTCGTCCCCAGCCTTCCAATGACCGCGACCGGGAAGATCTTGAAGCGCGAGCTGACGCGGACCGGCTCGACGTCTTCGACCCCGCCCCCGGGCACATGA
- a CDS encoding flavin monoamine oxidase family protein yields MAEPTKREQSCEVVVIGAGMAGLMAATNLAHRDVVVLEASDRAGGRVDTVRKGDYWINLGTQFTEGTGPLIDALHRHGVHLGTLEDKSVALALGGEQVDTSNPFALMFRTKMTWSDRIGLAAVGTRILANVPFLEMSPDSRWANRVRAKLDNRRADFVLRGVRSELAREMVRSWSGQWMGCEPEETAATQFVFSMGILLTDPEKVDNLTLPEGGNQTLTDILAEDLGDRIRLSSPVHTVEWTDGGVVVDYESHDGPARIHAGRAIVAVPADIALKIMPGLPAAYRTAFESIRYGRYVVVGFFTHEEGPQRWDDFLAVSTPDRSFQAVFNHAAALRRGGGRKPGGALACFAGGAEADRLFQLGDAEIVARFTADLLDLYPELEGKIEPGILRRHPRVVPFWAPGGRASLATLREPIGPVHLAGDYQLEMPSLADAAASGEQAAHRVLASLDD; encoded by the coding sequence ATGGCTGAACCCACGAAGCGTGAGCAGAGCTGCGAGGTCGTCGTCATCGGAGCCGGCATGGCCGGTCTGATGGCTGCGACCAACCTGGCACACCGCGACGTCGTCGTCCTCGAGGCAAGCGACCGTGCGGGCGGTCGCGTGGACACCGTCCGCAAGGGCGACTACTGGATCAACCTGGGCACGCAGTTCACCGAGGGCACCGGTCCCTTGATCGACGCCCTCCACCGGCACGGCGTCCACCTCGGGACGCTGGAAGACAAGTCGGTCGCCCTCGCCCTTGGCGGAGAGCAGGTCGACACGTCGAACCCATTCGCCCTGATGTTCCGGACCAAGATGACGTGGAGCGACCGGATCGGCCTCGCGGCGGTCGGCACACGGATTCTCGCCAACGTCCCGTTCCTGGAGATGAGCCCTGACAGCCGGTGGGCCAATCGCGTGCGGGCCAAGCTCGACAACCGGCGCGCCGACTTCGTCCTGCGCGGGGTGAGGTCCGAGCTCGCCCGCGAGATGGTCCGATCCTGGTCGGGACAGTGGATGGGCTGCGAGCCGGAGGAGACCGCTGCCACGCAGTTCGTCTTCTCCATGGGCATCCTCCTCACAGACCCCGAGAAGGTGGACAACCTGACCCTGCCGGAAGGCGGCAACCAGACGCTCACCGACATCCTGGCCGAGGACCTGGGTGACCGGATCCGTCTCAGCTCTCCGGTGCACACCGTCGAGTGGACCGACGGCGGTGTCGTCGTCGACTACGAGAGCCACGACGGCCCGGCACGCATCCACGCGGGACGCGCGATCGTGGCCGTACCCGCCGACATCGCGCTCAAGATCATGCCCGGGCTACCTGCGGCGTACCGAACTGCCTTCGAGTCCATCCGTTACGGCCGCTACGTCGTCGTGGGGTTCTTCACCCACGAAGAGGGCCCACAGCGGTGGGACGACTTCCTTGCGGTGTCGACGCCGGACCGGTCGTTCCAAGCCGTGTTCAACCATGCCGCCGCCCTGCGCCGCGGTGGTGGCCGAAAGCCTGGCGGCGCGCTCGCCTGCTTCGCGGGCGGCGCCGAGGCCGACCGGCTGTTCCAGCTCGGAGACGCGGAGATCGTCGCTCGTTTCACGGCCGACCTCCTCGACCTCTACCCCGAGCTGGAGGGGAAGATCGAGCCCGGCATCCTCCGCCGCCATCCACGGGTGGTGCCGTTCTGGGCACCCGGCGGCCGCGCCTCCCTCGCGACCCTGCGCGAACCCATCGGGCCGGTCCACCTCGCCGGTGACTATCAGCTCGAGATGCCCTCCCTCGCCGACGCTGCCGCGTCAGGCGAGCAGGCAGCCCACCGCGTCCTCGCCAGCCTCGATGACTGA
- a CDS encoding alpha/beta hydrolase, protein MSTQDFTVGQRVQRTCLVALSRLPEAVQRMLAQPATNAAGHTMAPDVALLMKLSASGPDYSDLPPHDARTMTERDLALFAARLPACDVEEEVEIGDGILATRYSNGTPERGLILFFHGGGFVIGSRASYTAPVRMLAHGTGADVVSVEYRLAPEHPFPAAQDDAVAAWRYVLEHAADWGVDPRRIVIAGESAGGNIAAVLCQELRDEQVRPMLQVLIQPVTDLVEHRPSQDEFAASPALSAKQVAWFVENYLPDGTDPAHPRISPYRASSLAGLPPAIVNLAGFDPLHDDGLAYATALREAGIPVEVDLEPGQVHGYLSYTAISPSCRKATERLVASVSAALDRADHTISSMKAS, encoded by the coding sequence ATGAGCACACAGGACTTCACAGTTGGTCAGCGCGTCCAGCGAACCTGCCTCGTCGCGCTCAGCCGCCTGCCCGAGGCTGTGCAACGCATGCTGGCGCAACCTGCGACCAACGCGGCAGGCCACACCATGGCGCCCGACGTGGCACTGCTGATGAAGCTCAGCGCGTCCGGACCCGACTACAGCGACCTTCCTCCGCATGACGCAAGGACGATGACGGAGCGCGATCTCGCGCTCTTCGCGGCACGGCTCCCTGCGTGCGACGTCGAGGAAGAGGTCGAGATCGGCGATGGCATCCTGGCCACGCGTTACAGCAACGGGACGCCCGAACGAGGTCTGATTCTGTTCTTCCACGGGGGCGGGTTCGTCATCGGCAGCCGTGCGAGCTACACCGCGCCAGTGCGGATGCTCGCCCATGGAACCGGTGCCGACGTCGTGTCAGTCGAGTACCGCCTCGCGCCCGAGCACCCATTCCCGGCAGCGCAGGACGACGCCGTCGCGGCGTGGCGGTACGTCCTCGAGCACGCGGCCGACTGGGGCGTCGACCCGCGCCGCATTGTGATCGCCGGCGAGAGTGCCGGCGGCAACATCGCCGCCGTGCTGTGCCAGGAGCTACGTGACGAGCAGGTCCGGCCGATGCTCCAGGTGCTCATCCAGCCGGTGACCGACCTCGTGGAGCACCGGCCCTCGCAGGACGAGTTCGCCGCATCGCCGGCCCTGTCGGCCAAGCAGGTCGCCTGGTTCGTGGAGAACTACCTCCCGGACGGGACCGACCCCGCCCACCCCCGCATCTCCCCCTACCGCGCGTCGTCCCTCGCCGGGCTCCCGCCCGCGATCGTCAACCTCGCCGGCTTCGACCCGCTCCACGACGACGGCCTCGCCTACGCGACCGCCCTCCGCGAGGCGGGCATCCCGGTCGAGGTGGATCTCGAGCCCGGACAGGTGCACGGCTACCTCTCCTACACCGCCATCAGCCCGAGCTGCAGGAAGGCGACCGAGCGGCTCGTCGCCTCGGTCAGCGCAGCGCTCGACCGCGCCGACCACACCATCTCCTCCATGAAGGCGAGCTGA
- a CDS encoding flavin-containing monooxygenase: MNHDVPETEHADIVVIGAGLSGIGAAKYLTDDFPEKKVLLLEARDAIGGTWDLFRYPGIRSDDAVHHYGYEFKPWLHEDAIAEGALIREYMTETVTEFGLDKILRLRHRVTAADWSSDDAQWTLQVAVTDEDGNETQRSIRTRFVFSSTGYYRYDRGYEPHFDGREDFRGDILHPQHWQEDYDYSGKRVVIIGSGATAVTMLPAMLKGEGAAAHVTMLQRTPSYVASIPRIDKVGQAMMKLFGIERGYAATRFKNIWRDHFTVTVMCRFPRFGRKLVHSMTAKELPAGFDVDTHFAPPYNPWDQRLCATPDGDFFAAIREGNADVVTDQIERFTEDGILLASGRELEADVIVTATGLVMQMLGGIEPTVDGVPVKMSDSVLYRGALISGVPNWGMMLGFTKATWTLRIRNVCRLVADVIREMDDKGYDTAVPVAPEGMSTQALFDLSSGYMQRAQAGLPRQGTGSPWQMHTTFVRDNRLFKGRLIHRDLQFSKRSAEAPHLVSAEAAS; the protein is encoded by the coding sequence ATGAACCACGACGTCCCTGAGACGGAGCACGCCGACATCGTCGTCATCGGCGCCGGGCTCTCCGGCATCGGCGCAGCGAAGTACCTGACGGATGACTTCCCCGAGAAGAAGGTCCTCCTGCTCGAGGCCCGTGACGCGATCGGAGGCACCTGGGACCTCTTCCGCTATCCAGGGATCCGGTCGGACGACGCCGTGCACCACTACGGCTACGAGTTCAAGCCGTGGCTGCACGAGGACGCGATCGCCGAGGGCGCACTGATCCGCGAGTACATGACCGAGACCGTCACCGAGTTCGGGCTCGACAAGATCCTGCGGCTGCGTCACCGGGTCACGGCTGCGGACTGGTCGAGCGACGACGCGCAGTGGACGCTCCAGGTCGCGGTGACCGACGAGGACGGCAACGAGACCCAGAGGTCCATCCGGACCAGGTTCGTCTTCAGCAGCACCGGCTACTACCGCTACGACCGCGGCTACGAGCCCCACTTCGACGGGCGTGAGGACTTCCGCGGCGACATCCTCCACCCGCAGCACTGGCAGGAGGACTACGACTACAGCGGCAAGCGCGTGGTCATCATCGGCAGCGGCGCGACCGCCGTCACGATGCTTCCCGCGATGCTGAAGGGCGAGGGCGCGGCGGCCCACGTCACCATGCTGCAACGCACCCCGAGCTACGTCGCGTCGATCCCCCGCATCGACAAGGTGGGCCAGGCCATGATGAAGCTCTTCGGGATCGAGCGTGGGTATGCCGCCACGCGGTTCAAGAACATCTGGCGGGATCACTTCACGGTGACGGTGATGTGCCGGTTCCCGAGGTTCGGGCGCAAGCTCGTGCACAGCATGACGGCCAAGGAGCTTCCGGCCGGATTCGACGTGGACACCCACTTCGCGCCGCCGTACAACCCGTGGGACCAGCGCTTGTGCGCCACTCCTGACGGGGACTTCTTCGCCGCGATCCGCGAGGGGAACGCCGACGTGGTGACCGACCAGATCGAGCGTTTCACCGAGGACGGCATCCTGCTCGCGTCGGGCCGCGAGCTCGAGGCCGACGTCATCGTCACCGCTACAGGCCTCGTCATGCAGATGCTGGGCGGGATCGAGCCCACCGTGGACGGTGTGCCGGTGAAGATGTCCGACTCGGTGCTCTACCGCGGCGCTCTCATCTCCGGGGTGCCCAACTGGGGCATGATGCTCGGCTTCACCAAGGCGACGTGGACCTTGCGCATCCGCAACGTGTGTCGTCTCGTCGCGGACGTGATCCGCGAGATGGATGACAAGGGCTACGACACGGCAGTCCCGGTCGCTCCGGAAGGCATGTCGACCCAGGCGCTCTTCGATCTCTCATCCGGCTACATGCAGCGGGCGCAGGCCGGTCTTCCGCGTCAGGGCACCGGCTCGCCCTGGCAGATGCACACGACCTTCGTCCGGGACAACCGGCTCTTCAAGGGTCGGCTGATCCACCGCGACCTCCAGTTCTCCAAGCGGTCGGCGGAGGCGCCTCACCTTGTGAGCGCCGAGGCGGCGTCATGA
- a CDS encoding APC family permease, whose protein sequence is MTQHQDVPTTCPERLHGRLGVPQVVFMVVAMAAPLTVVAGLIPIMIAVGNGTGVPLDFILVALILALFTVGFSAMTPEVKDAGAFYSYVQKGLGKVAGLGAASLAITTYLVLLVAVSAYLGAATRNALVSLVEISVPWWALAGLCLLAIGLLGYRSIEMSARVLGALLVAEILAVAILDLAIVLQGGRNGLSAAPFSWEAFSQGAVGTGVMFAIFGFIGFEATAVFRSEAKDPDVTIPRATYIAVLLIGGLYAFTAWAVINGAGVDQVVGMAGASPEGLTTDLANAYLSSFAHDTIQVLLATSFFACVLTAHNVVARYLFALGNQGALPTRFGAVHPDHRSPHVASLTTSVVVSGLLAVMALFRLDPVLEIYAWLGGGGTLGLIMLLTLTSVAVVAHFRRTPGRVSLWKGAIAPTIAFLSLGFILVLVVRNFELLIGTAWLAYVLLAVMVAALLTGPAWAAWLKARRPATYAAIE, encoded by the coding sequence ATGACCCAGCACCAAGACGTACCAACCACCTGTCCCGAACGGCTGCACGGAAGACTGGGGGTTCCCCAGGTCGTCTTCATGGTCGTTGCCATGGCGGCGCCGCTGACCGTCGTCGCCGGACTCATCCCCATCATGATCGCCGTCGGAAACGGCACCGGAGTGCCGCTCGACTTCATCCTGGTGGCCTTGATCCTGGCGCTCTTCACGGTCGGCTTCTCCGCGATGACACCCGAGGTCAAGGATGCGGGCGCGTTCTACTCCTACGTCCAGAAGGGACTGGGGAAGGTCGCCGGACTAGGTGCCGCATCGCTCGCCATCACCACCTACCTTGTCCTGCTGGTAGCGGTATCGGCCTACCTGGGTGCGGCCACCCGGAACGCCTTGGTGTCGCTCGTCGAGATCTCGGTGCCGTGGTGGGCCCTCGCCGGACTGTGCCTGCTCGCCATCGGCCTGCTCGGATACCGCAGCATCGAGATGAGCGCCCGCGTCCTCGGCGCGCTCCTCGTCGCCGAGATCCTGGCCGTCGCGATCCTCGACCTGGCCATCGTGCTCCAGGGAGGTCGGAACGGCCTCTCGGCTGCACCGTTCTCCTGGGAGGCGTTCAGCCAAGGGGCCGTGGGGACCGGCGTGATGTTCGCGATCTTCGGGTTCATCGGCTTCGAGGCGACCGCCGTGTTCCGCTCGGAGGCGAAGGACCCCGACGTCACCATTCCGAGGGCGACCTACATCGCGGTGCTCCTGATCGGCGGGCTGTACGCCTTCACCGCCTGGGCCGTCATCAACGGCGCGGGAGTCGACCAGGTCGTCGGGATGGCTGGCGCCAGTCCGGAGGGCCTCACCACCGACCTGGCAAACGCCTACCTGTCGAGCTTCGCACACGACACGATCCAGGTACTGCTGGCGACGAGCTTCTTCGCCTGTGTCCTCACTGCTCACAACGTCGTCGCGCGCTACCTCTTCGCACTCGGGAATCAGGGAGCGCTGCCAACCCGGTTCGGGGCCGTGCACCCGGACCACCGGTCGCCGCACGTCGCCTCGTTGACGACCTCCGTAGTCGTCAGCGGCCTGCTGGCGGTGATGGCGTTGTTCCGCCTCGACCCGGTCCTCGAGATCTACGCGTGGCTCGGCGGCGGTGGCACGTTGGGCCTGATCATGCTGCTCACGCTGACGTCGGTCGCCGTGGTCGCGCACTTCCGCAGGACGCCGGGCCGCGTCTCGCTCTGGAAGGGCGCCATCGCGCCGACCATCGCCTTCCTCAGCCTGGGGTTCATCCTCGTCCTGGTGGTGCGCAACTTCGAGCTGCTCATCGGGACGGCCTGGCTGGCCTACGTGCTGCTGGCAGTGATGGTGGCCGCCTTGCTCACGGGCCCGGCCTGGGCCGCCTGGCTCAAGGCACGGAGGCCGGCGACGTACGCCGCCATCGAGTGA
- a CDS encoding glutamine synthetase family protein codes for MSETSTHRKAVRLEATNHEGSLLGKNVSPAKFEAGKDSGFAFADILFAIDLNNEIVLGDAFPDWRGNLYDIQMVPDMATMVEWKPGLDSVIGDYWLKDGTPVPICPRNLVRKLVARLADHGYGATVAVEIEATLFEEPVQEARARGYRDLTPLGGSTGATYHLARSNDWVAYMEAVVDRLDQVGITWEAWTDEAAPGQTELNLAPTDPVRLGDSWARTRQVMREVAHELGHTVSFMAKPTAGFGQGAHINISLRSDGVNRFYAEDGPSELMRHAVGGLLATMEGNTSIAFPQITSYRRLVDLTGPPTTVSWGVNNKTAAVRAITGHPKYSRLEYRLPGADVNPYLALAGVLAGVLAGIERRIEPPQEVTDMAWCLPESCGVRRIPDTMSKAGAALDADPLLREYLGDEFVDFWVASRRWEWMEFHTKGGDPFAELSAWESQRYFEFP; via the coding sequence ATGTCTGAGACCAGCACCCACCGAAAGGCCGTCCGCCTCGAGGCCACCAACCACGAAGGCAGCCTCCTCGGCAAGAACGTGTCACCCGCGAAGTTCGAGGCGGGCAAGGACAGCGGCTTCGCGTTCGCAGACATCCTGTTCGCTATCGACCTCAACAACGAGATCGTGCTCGGCGACGCCTTCCCCGACTGGCGCGGCAACCTCTACGACATCCAGATGGTTCCGGACATGGCCACGATGGTGGAGTGGAAGCCGGGCCTGGACTCGGTCATCGGCGACTACTGGCTCAAGGACGGCACCCCGGTCCCCATCTGCCCGCGCAACCTCGTGCGCAAGCTGGTGGCCCGCCTCGCCGACCACGGGTACGGCGCAACGGTGGCCGTCGAGATCGAGGCGACGCTGTTCGAGGAGCCCGTCCAGGAGGCCCGTGCGCGCGGCTACCGCGACCTCACGCCGCTGGGCGGCAGCACCGGCGCGACGTACCACCTGGCACGGTCCAACGACTGGGTCGCCTACATGGAGGCGGTCGTCGACCGGCTCGACCAGGTCGGCATCACATGGGAGGCATGGACCGACGAGGCCGCGCCCGGCCAGACAGAGCTCAACCTCGCGCCGACCGACCCCGTCCGGCTCGGCGACAGCTGGGCACGGACCCGCCAGGTGATGCGCGAGGTGGCCCACGAGCTGGGCCACACGGTCTCCTTCATGGCCAAGCCCACGGCGGGCTTCGGTCAGGGTGCGCACATCAACATCTCGCTCCGGAGCGACGGCGTGAACAGGTTCTACGCCGAGGACGGCCCGTCCGAGCTGATGAGGCACGCTGTCGGCGGGCTGCTCGCCACCATGGAGGGCAACACGTCGATCGCCTTCCCCCAGATCACCTCCTACCGCAGGCTGGTCGACCTGACCGGACCCCCGACGACCGTGAGCTGGGGCGTCAACAACAAGACGGCGGCAGTACGCGCGATCACCGGCCACCCGAAGTACTCCCGCCTCGAGTACCGGCTGCCCGGGGCCGACGTGAACCCCTACCTGGCGCTCGCCGGCGTGCTGGCAGGCGTGCTCGCCGGCATCGAGCGACGCATCGAGCCGCCGCAAGAGGTCACGGACATGGCGTGGTGCCTGCCCGAGAGCTGTGGAGTGCGCCGGATCCCGGACACCATGTCGAAGGCCGGAGCCGCCCTCGACGCCGACCCGCTGCTGCGGGAGTACCTCGGCGACGAGTTCGTCGACTTCTGGGTGGCGTCACGGCGCTGGGAGTGGATGGAGTTCCACACCAAGGGCGGCGACCCCTTCGCCGAGCTCTCAGCGTGGGAGTCCCAGCGATACTTCGAGTTCCCGTGA